Proteins from a genomic interval of Deltaproteobacteria bacterium:
- the ettA gene encoding energy-dependent translational throttle protein EttA, whose amino-acid sequence MSQKPDKVIYTMMGVGKYYDKKPVLQDISLGYFYGAKIGVIGLNGSGKSSLLRIMAGMDKGFVGQAILSPGYSIGFLEQEPQLDESKTVREIVEEGVRETVDLLKEFESINEKFAEPMSDDEMNGLLERQGKVQEKLDALGAWDLDSRLEMAMDALRCPPGDTPVRVLSGGERRRVALCRLLLQKPDILLLDEPTNNLDAETVGWLEQHLQQYPGTVIAVTHDRYFLDNVAGWILELDRGRGIPWKGNYSSWLEQKRIRLQQEEKAETALQKTLQRELEWIRMAPKARQAKGKARINAYENLLSQETEKRREELEIYIPPGPRLGNLVVEAKDLSKAYGDRLLFEGMNFLLPPGGIVGVIGPNGAGKTTFFRLITGQEKADSGALRIGETVKLAYVDQSRDQLNPEKTIWEEISGGRDTVQLGNREVNSRAYVARFNFTGTEQQKKVGLLSGGERNRVHLAKMLKEGGNVILLDEPTNDLDVNTLRALEEALENFAGCAVVISHDRWFLDRTATHILAFEGESKVVWFAGNYSDYETDRKRRIGAAADQPHRIKYRQLTRG is encoded by the coding sequence ATGAGCCAAAAGCCAGATAAGGTCATCTATACCATGATGGGTGTGGGAAAATATTATGACAAGAAACCGGTCCTGCAGGACATTTCTCTCGGCTATTTTTACGGGGCCAAGATCGGAGTCATCGGGTTGAATGGGTCCGGCAAGAGCTCCCTCCTCCGCATCATGGCTGGGATGGATAAAGGGTTCGTCGGACAGGCCATTCTTTCGCCAGGTTATTCCATCGGGTTTCTGGAACAGGAACCCCAACTGGATGAATCCAAGACCGTCCGGGAGATTGTGGAAGAAGGAGTCAGGGAGACCGTTGACCTGCTGAAAGAATTTGAGAGCATCAACGAGAAATTTGCCGAGCCCATGTCCGATGACGAGATGAATGGCCTCCTCGAACGTCAGGGGAAAGTCCAGGAGAAGCTGGATGCCTTGGGGGCTTGGGACCTGGATAGCCGGTTGGAGATGGCGATGGATGCCCTGCGGTGCCCGCCCGGGGATACACCCGTGCGGGTCCTCTCCGGCGGGGAGCGCCGGCGGGTGGCCCTCTGCCGCCTTCTCCTCCAGAAACCCGATATCCTTCTCCTCGACGAACCCACGAACAATCTAGACGCCGAGACCGTAGGCTGGCTGGAGCAGCACTTGCAGCAATACCCGGGCACCGTCATCGCCGTGACCCACGACCGGTATTTTCTGGATAACGTGGCCGGCTGGATCCTGGAATTAGACCGGGGCCGCGGAATCCCCTGGAAAGGGAATTACTCTTCCTGGCTGGAGCAGAAGAGGATCCGTTTGCAGCAGGAGGAGAAGGCAGAGACGGCCCTGCAGAAGACCCTCCAGCGCGAGCTGGAGTGGATCCGCATGGCCCCCAAAGCCCGCCAGGCCAAAGGAAAGGCCCGGATCAACGCCTACGAAAACCTATTGAGTCAGGAGACGGAAAAGCGCCGGGAGGAACTCGAGATCTACATTCCCCCCGGACCCCGTTTGGGCAACTTAGTCGTCGAGGCCAAGGATTTGAGCAAAGCCTACGGCGATCGTCTCCTTTTCGAAGGGATGAATTTTTTGCTTCCTCCGGGCGGTATCGTTGGAGTCATTGGCCCCAACGGCGCCGGGAAAACCACCTTCTTCCGTTTGATCACCGGTCAGGAAAAAGCAGACAGTGGAGCCCTCCGGATCGGAGAGACGGTAAAACTTGCCTACGTGGACCAGAGCCGGGATCAGCTCAACCCGGAAAAAACCATCTGGGAAGAGATCTCCGGAGGCCGGGATACGGTTCAACTTGGAAACCGGGAGGTCAATTCCCGCGCCTACGTGGCCCGATTCAATTTCACCGGAACGGAGCAGCAGAAAAAAGTGGGGCTTCTTTCCGGAGGTGAGCGGAATCGGGTCCACCTGGCCAAGATGCTGAAGGAAGGGGGAAACGTCATTCTGCTGGACGAACCGACCAACGATCTGGATGTGAATACCCTGCGGGCCCTGGAAGAGGCTTTGGAAAACTTTGCGGGCTGCGCCGTGGTGATCAGCCATGACCGCTGGTTCCTGGACCGGACCGCCACCCACATTCTGGCTTTTGAGGGAGAAAGTAAGGTCGTCTGGTTTGCGGGAAATTATTCGGATTATGAAACTGACCGCAAGAGAAGGATCGGGGCCGCCGCCGACCAGCCTCACCGGATTAAATACCGCCAGCTAACCCGTGGATAA
- a CDS encoding YaiI/YqxD family protein — protein sequence MLDIFIDADGCPVKQEVYHVAKRYGLKVTLVSNSRMGTPQEDWLEVVVVDGQFNAADDWIAEHVSENDIVITGDIPLASRCLEKDAQVLGPSGRIFTKESIGEALASRELLSHLRDLGTITGGPAPFEKRDRSRFLQRLDATIQVLRRRK from the coding sequence TTGTTAGACATCTTTATCGATGCTGATGGCTGTCCGGTGAAGCAGGAAGTCTATCATGTGGCAAAGCGCTATGGGCTCAAGGTCACCTTGGTTTCGAACTCGCGGATGGGGACCCCGCAGGAGGACTGGCTCGAAGTAGTTGTTGTGGATGGGCAGTTCAACGCGGCAGATGATTGGATTGCCGAGCATGTGAGCGAGAATGATATCGTGATCACTGGGGATATCCCCCTGGCTTCTCGGTGCTTGGAAAAGGATGCCCAGGTGCTCGGTCCGTCGGGTCGCATTTTCACCAAGGAAAGCATTGGCGAAGCCCTCGCGAGCCGGGAGCTTCTGTCCCACCTCCGCGATCTCGGGACCATAACAGGTGGGCCAGCTCCCTTCGAGAAACGAGATCGCTCCCGTTTCCTCCAGCGTCTCGACGCAACGATCCAGGTCCTCCGCAGAAGGAAATAG